One segment of Nostoc piscinale CENA21 DNA contains the following:
- a CDS encoding carotenoid oxygenase family protein — MQNLTNQPTPTSKKSYTLEDWQKGYESLPQEYDYWIDDIEGQIPPELQGTLFRNGPGLLDINGQRIHHPIDGDGMISRITFNKGRAHFRNRFVQTDDYLAEQKAGKILYRGAFGTQKPGGWLANLFDLKIKNTANTSVIYWAEKLLALWEGEDPYRLDPYTLETLGRENFHGFLAERQPFSAHLRIDPSSYQDGGAPCLVNFSSNPGLSTKLSVFELNQIGKVLRKFDYTIPGFCFIHDFVITPNYYIFFQNPVTFNPILFALGISSAAESIKFQPNKPTRILVIPRTPQEGQQNIQVLETQAGFIFHHANAFEMGNEIFIDTICYENFPELEPNSDFLQVDFEQFPPGNIWRFHLNLDSQTVQKKLITNHSCEFPSVNPSKVGRYYRYLYVAAAHAEMGHAPGQAILKLDLETGEKQLWSDAPRGFVGEPIFVPRPGAEQEDDGWILTLVYDAAHHRSDVVILDASNLNKGAIARLHLKHHIPYGFHGHFTSEVFCPIDP; from the coding sequence ATGCAGAATTTAACAAACCAACCAACACCAACCTCAAAAAAATCCTACACTCTGGAAGATTGGCAGAAAGGATATGAATCTCTGCCCCAAGAATATGACTATTGGATTGATGATATAGAAGGACAAATCCCTCCAGAACTCCAAGGTACACTCTTTAGAAATGGCCCTGGATTATTGGATATAAATGGACAACGCATTCATCACCCCATTGATGGTGATGGAATGATTAGCCGCATTACTTTCAACAAAGGTCGCGCTCATTTTCGTAATCGCTTTGTTCAGACTGATGATTATTTAGCAGAACAAAAAGCCGGAAAAATTCTGTATCGCGGTGCTTTTGGGACTCAAAAACCCGGTGGTTGGTTAGCGAATCTTTTCGATTTAAAAATTAAAAATACTGCCAACACCAGTGTTATTTATTGGGCAGAAAAACTTTTAGCATTGTGGGAAGGTGAAGACCCTTATCGCCTCGACCCCTACACACTAGAAACCTTGGGTAGAGAAAATTTTCATGGCTTCTTAGCAGAGCGTCAACCTTTTAGCGCCCATCTCCGCATTGACCCTAGTAGTTATCAAGATGGTGGCGCACCTTGCCTGGTAAATTTTTCCAGCAACCCAGGACTATCAACTAAACTGAGTGTTTTTGAACTTAACCAAATCGGTAAAGTTCTGAGAAAATTTGATTACACTATTCCTGGCTTCTGCTTTATTCACGATTTTGTTATTACACCCAATTACTACATTTTCTTTCAAAATCCTGTCACCTTTAATCCCATATTATTTGCTTTGGGTATTAGCAGTGCCGCAGAAAGTATCAAGTTTCAACCCAACAAGCCAACGCGCATTTTAGTAATTCCTCGCACTCCCCAAGAAGGACAACAAAACATCCAAGTATTAGAAACTCAGGCGGGTTTTATTTTCCATCACGCAAATGCTTTTGAGATGGGAAATGAAATATTCATTGATACTATTTGCTATGAAAACTTTCCTGAACTAGAACCAAACAGCGATTTTCTCCAAGTTGATTTTGAGCAATTTCCCCCCGGTAATATTTGGCGATTTCACCTGAATCTTGATAGTCAAACGGTACAAAAGAAATTAATCACAAATCACAGTTGTGAATTTCCTAGTGTAAATCCCAGTAAAGTTGGGCGTTATTATCGCTATTTGTATGTAGCTGCGGCTCATGCAGAGATGGGACATGCTCCTGGACAAGCAATTCTCAAACTAGATTTAGAAACAGGAGAAAAACAACTTTGGAGCGATGCACCCCGTGGTTTTGTAGGCGAACCAATTTTTGTACCCCGTCCTGGTGCTGAACAAGAAGATGATGGTTGGATACTTACTTTAGTTTACGATGCGGCTCATCACCGTTCAGATGTGGTAATTTTAGATGCCAGTAATTTAAACAAAGGTGCGATCGCTCGTCTACACCTAAAACATCATATTCCCTATGGCTTTCATGGTCATTTTACTTCTGAGGTATTCTGCCCAATTGATCCCTGA
- a CDS encoding Glu/Leu/Phe/Val family dehydrogenase: MIATPTIPLEAATPAHICPFDQACSYLEAAGKELRLDQGVLEILSHPRKVVTVSIPVKLDNGEVRVLAGHRVQHSNILGPYKGGIRYHPAVTLREVSALAMLMTWKCALLGIPYGGAKGGIAIDPQQYSVGELERITRRYTSELIKDIGPSLDIPAPDMGTSAREMAWMMDTYSVNVGHAVPGVVTGKPLSVGGSLGREKATGRGTMIIVREALADQGRTLAGVRVVIQGFGNVGGAAAELLHQAGAKVIAVSTGTGGVYAADGLDIPALKAYAAENRHHLAGFPNATVITNAELLTLPCDVLIPAALENQITEDNVHQIQAQIIAEAANGPVTLEANRVLEAQGVTVLPDILANAGGVVVSYLEWVQGLSYLFWDEERVNREMEHLMVQAYRQVMQQSKVRQVPLRLAAYTLGVGRVAQALSDRGLYP, encoded by the coding sequence ATGATTGCAACACCTACAATACCGCTAGAAGCCGCTACGCCAGCCCATATATGCCCATTCGATCAAGCTTGTAGCTACTTAGAAGCAGCCGGGAAAGAACTCAGGTTAGACCAAGGTGTGCTGGAAATTCTCAGCCACCCGCGCAAGGTGGTGACAGTTTCCATTCCTGTGAAACTAGATAATGGTGAAGTGCGCGTATTAGCAGGACATCGGGTACAACACTCGAATATTTTAGGCCCCTACAAAGGCGGAATCCGTTATCATCCGGCGGTCACACTGCGGGAAGTTTCCGCACTCGCTATGTTGATGACTTGGAAATGTGCGTTGTTGGGTATTCCTTATGGTGGTGCAAAGGGAGGAATTGCCATTGATCCACAACAATATAGTGTGGGAGAACTAGAACGCATTACCCGTCGTTACACCAGCGAATTAATCAAAGATATCGGCCCTTCCCTAGATATCCCTGCGCCAGATATGGGTACTTCTGCCCGTGAAATGGCTTGGATGATGGATACGTATTCAGTTAACGTTGGTCATGCTGTCCCAGGGGTTGTGACTGGTAAACCGCTATCTGTAGGTGGTTCCCTTGGTAGAGAAAAGGCCACCGGACGCGGCACTATGATTATTGTGCGGGAAGCTTTAGCAGACCAAGGCAGAACTTTAGCCGGAGTCAGAGTTGTTATTCAAGGCTTTGGTAATGTTGGTGGTGCAGCCGCCGAACTACTGCACCAAGCAGGCGCGAAAGTCATAGCAGTTTCCACTGGGACAGGTGGGGTATATGCGGCTGATGGGTTGGATATTCCCGCTTTAAAAGCTTACGCCGCCGAAAATCGTCACCATTTGGCTGGTTTCCCCAACGCTACAGTTATTACCAACGCCGAATTACTGACTTTACCTTGCGATGTCTTGATTCCGGCTGCTTTAGAAAACCAAATTACGGAAGATAACGTCCATCAAATACAGGCGCAAATTATCGCCGAAGCCGCTAACGGCCCTGTCACGCTGGAAGCCAACCGTGTTCTAGAAGCGCAGGGTGTAACTGTGCTACCAGATATTTTGGCCAATGCTGGGGGTGTGGTGGTGAGTTATCTGGAATGGGTGCAAGGTTTGTCTTACCTATTTTGGGATGAAGAAAGAGTCAACCGCGAAATGGAACATTTGATGGTGCAAGCTTACCGTCAAGTGATGCAACAATCTAAAGTGCGCCAAGTTCCTTTGCGTTTAGCCGCCTATACTTTGGGTGTAGGAAGAGTAGCACAGGCATTGAGCGATCGCGGTCTTTATCCTTGA
- a CDS encoding folate/biopterin family MFS transporter yields the protein MLIDSSGLSKVKDSITEKIFFGHEPSAELIAILSVYFVQGILGLARLAVSFFLKDELMLSPAQVSALFGVVALPWMIKPLFGFMSDGLPIFGYRRRPYLVLSGILGAIAWVSMATVVHTSWAATAAIALSSLAVAVSDVIVDSLVVERARVESQADAGSLQSLCWGASAVGGLVTAYFSGILLEHFTTRTVFLITASFPLIVSAAAWFIAESPVNQETNDTNNAQDLSIKHQLKQLRQAVSQKTIWLPAAFVFILQATPTAESAFFYFSTNELHFEPEFLGRVRLVTSLASLFGIWIFQRFLKSVSFRLIFGWSTVISAALGMTMLLLVTHTNRTLGIDDHWFSLGDSLILTVMGQIAYMPVLVLAARLCPPGVEATLFALLMSVFNLAGMVSYEFGAIIMHWLGITESNFDSLWILVIITNLSTLLPLAFLNWLPKDDTQPQSLPTNSEPFIQNLILQEQESQVVE from the coding sequence ATGCTCATTGACTCGTCTGGCTTGTCCAAGGTCAAAGACTCGATAACTGAAAAAATCTTCTTCGGCCATGAACCCAGTGCCGAGTTAATTGCTATTCTTAGCGTTTACTTTGTCCAAGGAATTTTAGGACTGGCGCGTTTAGCTGTTAGCTTTTTCCTTAAGGATGAATTAATGCTGAGTCCGGCGCAGGTATCAGCATTATTTGGTGTTGTTGCCTTACCTTGGATGATTAAGCCGTTATTTGGCTTTATGTCTGATGGCTTACCAATTTTTGGCTATCGTCGCCGCCCATATTTAGTATTGTCTGGGATATTAGGTGCTATTGCTTGGGTGAGTATGGCCACAGTAGTTCATACTAGCTGGGCTGCAACCGCCGCGATCGCCCTCAGTTCACTGGCTGTAGCTGTCAGTGATGTCATAGTCGATTCCCTCGTTGTAGAACGAGCCAGAGTCGAATCCCAAGCAGATGCAGGCTCATTACAATCTTTATGTTGGGGTGCATCGGCTGTTGGGGGTTTAGTCACAGCATACTTTAGTGGCATCTTACTCGAACATTTCACCACACGCACAGTATTTTTAATTACCGCTTCTTTTCCGTTAATTGTATCTGCGGCGGCTTGGTTTATAGCTGAGTCTCCTGTTAATCAAGAAACTAACGATACTAATAACGCTCAAGACCTAAGTATTAAACATCAACTTAAACAACTACGCCAAGCAGTCAGCCAAAAAACAATTTGGCTACCAGCAGCTTTCGTCTTTATTTTGCAAGCTACCCCAACCGCCGAATCAGCCTTTTTCTACTTCAGCACCAACGAACTCCACTTTGAACCAGAATTTTTAGGAAGAGTCCGCCTAGTTACAAGTCTCGCCTCTTTATTCGGTATTTGGATTTTTCAACGTTTTCTCAAAAGTGTTTCATTCCGCCTGATTTTTGGTTGGAGTACAGTGATTTCGGCAGCTTTAGGCATGACAATGCTGCTTTTGGTAACTCACACCAACCGGACTTTAGGTATAGATGACCACTGGTTTAGTTTGGGAGACAGCCTCATACTCACTGTAATGGGACAAATCGCTTATATGCCAGTTTTGGTATTAGCCGCCAGACTTTGCCCCCCTGGAGTCGAAGCAACCTTGTTTGCTTTATTAATGTCCGTCTTTAACTTAGCCGGTATGGTCTCTTATGAATTTGGAGCCATCATCATGCACTGGCTAGGTATCACCGAGAGTAATTTTGACTCACTGTGGATTTTGGTAATTATCACAAACCTCAGCACTTTATTACCACTAGCATTTCTCAATTGGCTACCAAAAGACGACACTCAACCCCAAAGCTTACCAACTAACAGCGAACCATTCATCCAAAATTTAATACTCCAAGAACAAGAATCACAAGTCGTTGAATAA